The Methylomicrobium agile genome has a segment encoding these proteins:
- a CDS encoding transglycosylase domain-containing protein, whose protein sequence is MPWARPAMQNKRRILPKIVLLGLLAGLLIVGIAVVKFVREEVETSRYQAHYLSNIGKRISFKLEKGPSASIRYPEYGPYDQRMGYTLLPEAVERMTQAGFSVSAQAVSSPMLTQLIDDGFFAIYHEKTQAGLKIYDQTHQLIFGNTYPNHGYPNFESIPPLVLYTLLFIENRELLNEAKVTLNPAVEWDRLGYASLQMVANKLGVNKNVPGGSTLATQIEKYRHSPNGYTNSVIDKFRQMGSASIRAYLWGADTREMRRQIALAYLNSMPLSAAPKVGEVHGLGDGLAAWFGADFDEVNNLLRAAMQNSGESVTDRQAVAFRQVLCILLSQRRPSYFLGTGFNALQTLANSYLRLMADAGMISAALRDRALKAETLKPLPADSLPTQFVPEKKTQAVLRTRLAQALNVKTIYDLDRLDLTARTTIDYNTQQAVATALRKLGNPEEARAAGAFGERRLNGNVDLSRVVYSLMLFEKTPKGNFLRVQTDNLDQPLDINEGIRLDLGSTSKLRTMVLYLQLVAELYRQYHGQPVEELNKVALHPRDYLSAWVITQLKGQPGIDLQTLLDQALDRKYSASSGEYFFTGGGLHHFNNFQKSDDYQIMSVRNALRDSVNLVFIRLMRDIVYHYQYRPDGVARWLDDPESPKRQEYLERFADREAQVYLGRFFAKMQGKSEAERLGMLAKRVWLKSSRLTMLYRAIYPDHDVEQLNRFLRNYLPKQILDKEDIYALYDKYSADKFDLQDQGYITKIHPLELWLAGYLAEHPQATREEVIAASAKQRLEVYRWLLKSKRKKAGQQHRIMSMLEAEAFQKIHAAWKQVGYPFGRLTPSYATSIGASGDRPAALAELVGVILNDGVRMPTVRFENLHFAEGTPYETVLDKSPNGGKRVFPAEVARAARSAMIGVVEGGTAARLKGVYTDNQGRVIPIGGKTGTGDHRKEMFNARGQMIGSQFISRAAVFTFFMGDRFFGVITAYVAGKDAGNYQFTSSLPVQIVRFLKPTLTPLLNRPVDGGGNALPEPKMAMVAGQ, encoded by the coding sequence GTGCCTTGGGCGCGACCGGCGATGCAGAACAAAAGACGAATTTTACCCAAAATAGTGCTGTTAGGCCTATTGGCAGGTTTGCTGATAGTCGGTATTGCCGTCGTTAAATTTGTACGCGAAGAAGTCGAAACTTCGCGGTATCAGGCGCACTATCTCTCCAATATCGGCAAGCGGATCAGCTTCAAACTTGAAAAAGGCCCGAGCGCGTCGATACGGTATCCCGAATACGGACCTTACGATCAGCGCATGGGCTATACCTTATTGCCCGAAGCGGTCGAGCGGATGACCCAGGCCGGTTTTTCGGTATCCGCCCAGGCGGTTTCCTCGCCGATGCTGACTCAATTGATCGACGATGGCTTCTTTGCGATCTATCACGAAAAGACCCAGGCCGGCCTCAAGATCTACGATCAGACCCACCAGCTGATATTCGGTAATACTTACCCCAATCACGGCTATCCCAATTTCGAGTCGATACCGCCGCTGGTACTTTATACGTTGCTGTTCATCGAAAACCGCGAGTTGCTGAATGAAGCGAAGGTGACTTTGAATCCGGCCGTCGAATGGGACCGCCTGGGTTATGCCAGCCTGCAGATGGTCGCCAACAAGCTGGGCGTAAACAAGAATGTGCCCGGTGGCAGCACCTTGGCGACCCAGATCGAAAAATACCGGCATTCCCCCAATGGTTACACCAATTCCGTCATCGACAAATTCCGTCAGATGGGCTCGGCCTCGATCCGCGCCTATCTGTGGGGGGCCGATACCCGCGAGATGCGCCGCCAGATCGCGCTGGCCTACCTCAATTCGATGCCGCTGTCGGCCGCGCCGAAAGTCGGCGAAGTGCATGGACTGGGCGATGGTCTGGCGGCCTGGTTCGGCGCCGATTTCGACGAGGTGAACAACCTGCTGCGTGCGGCCATGCAAAATTCCGGGGAAAGCGTTACCGACCGGCAGGCGGTCGCTTTCCGCCAGGTGCTTTGCATTCTTCTGTCGCAAAGACGGCCTTCCTATTTTCTGGGGACGGGATTTAACGCCCTGCAGACGCTGGCGAACAGCTATCTTCGGCTGATGGCCGATGCCGGCATGATTTCCGCGGCGCTGCGCGACCGGGCCTTGAAGGCCGAGACGCTCAAGCCGCTGCCGGCGGATTCGCTGCCTACGCAATTCGTACCGGAAAAAAAGACGCAAGCCGTATTGCGTACCCGGCTGGCGCAAGCGTTGAATGTCAAAACGATTTACGACCTCGATCGGCTGGATTTAACCGCCAGAACCACGATCGATTACAATACCCAGCAAGCGGTGGCGACCGCCCTGCGCAAGCTCGGCAATCCCGAAGAAGCGCGCGCGGCCGGCGCTTTCGGCGAGCGGCGGCTGAATGGAAACGTCGATCTGTCACGCGTCGTCTACAGTTTGATGTTGTTCGAAAAAACGCCGAAAGGCAACTTTTTGCGGGTGCAGACCGATAACCTGGACCAGCCGCTCGACATCAACGAGGGAATTCGCCTGGATTTGGGCTCTACTTCCAAACTGCGCACGATGGTGCTTTACCTGCAGTTGGTCGCGGAGCTTTATCGGCAGTACCACGGCCAGCCGGTAGAAGAACTGAATAAAGTGGCGCTGCATCCCCGGGATTATCTGAGCGCCTGGGTCATTACCCAATTGAAGGGGCAGCCCGGAATCGACCTGCAGACGCTATTGGATCAGGCGCTGGATCGTAAATATTCGGCCAGTTCGGGAGAATATTTCTTTACCGGCGGCGGGCTTCATCACTTCAATAATTTCCAGAAGAGCGACGACTATCAGATCATGTCGGTGCGGAATGCGCTCCGTGATTCGGTCAATCTGGTGTTCATTCGCCTGATGCGCGACATCGTTTACCATTATCAATACAGGCCCGATGGCGTGGCTCGCTGGCTCGACGATCCGGAAAGCCCGAAGCGCCAGGAATATCTCGAACGGTTCGCCGACCGGGAAGCACAGGTTTACCTTGGCCGTTTTTTCGCCAAGATGCAGGGAAAAAGCGAAGCCGAACGTCTCGGCATGCTCGCCAAGCGGGTATGGCTGAAGTCCTCGCGGCTGACGATGCTGTATCGGGCGATTTATCCCGATCATGACGTGGAGCAGCTGAACAGATTCTTGCGCAACTATCTTCCGAAACAGATCCTGGACAAGGAAGACATCTACGCCCTTTACGATAAATATTCGGCGGATAAATTCGATCTGCAGGATCAGGGCTACATTACCAAGATTCATCCGCTCGAATTATGGCTGGCCGGTTATTTGGCCGAACACCCGCAGGCTACCCGCGAGGAAGTGATTGCGGCCAGCGCCAAGCAGCGCCTGGAAGTCTACCGCTGGCTGTTGAAGAGCAAAAGGAAGAAAGCCGGGCAGCAGCACCGCATCATGAGCATGCTCGAAGCGGAGGCCTTCCAGAAAATTCATGCCGCCTGGAAGCAGGTCGGTTATCCGTTCGGCAGGCTGACCCCGTCCTATGCGACCTCGATCGGCGCCTCGGGCGATCGGCCGGCGGCGCTGGCCGAGCTGGTCGGCGTCATCTTGAACGACGGGGTCAGAATGCCCACTGTCCGCTTCGAAAATCTGCACTTCGCGGAAGGAACGCCTTACGAGACGGTTTTGGATAAATCGCCGAACGGAGGAAAGCGCGTATTCCCGGCCGAGGTGGCCCGGGCGGCCAGAAGCGCAATGATCGGGGTCGTCGAAGGCGGCACGGCCGCTCGCCTGAAAGGGGTCTATACGGACAATCAGGGCCGGGTGATCCCGATAGGCGGAAAAACCGGAACAGGCGACCACCGTAAGGAAATGTTCAATGCCCGCGGCCAAATGATCGGCTCGCAATTCATCAGCCGTGCGGCTGTGTTTACCTTTTTCATGGGCGACCGGTTTTTCGGCGTGATAACCGCCTATGTCGCAGGCAAAGACGCCGGAAACTATCAGTTCACCAGCTCGCTGCCGGTGCAGATCGTCCGCTTTTTGAAGCCGACGTTGACGCCTTTGTTGAATCGGCCGGTGGACGGCGGCGGAAACGCTCTCCCCGAGCCGAAAATGGCGATGGTTGCGGGGCAATAA
- a CDS encoding Tex family protein, whose amino-acid sequence MDVNQRIAEELAVNIRQVNAAVALLDEGATVPFIARYRKEATGGLDDTQLRTLEERLFYLRELNDRRATILDSIRGQDKLTPELELAINEADTKTLLEDLYLPYKPRRRTKAQIAREAGLEPLADALLADRSLIPEQFAAGFIDPEKGVADHAAALEGARQILMERLSEDAELLAELRERTWGKGILHATVTPGKEREASKFRDYFDYQEAINKTPSHRALALLRGRNEDLLTLTLKPAQEEQQEHDLCAQFTARRLGVTGTDKPADAWLAETARLAWKIKLFTRIDLDLKMRVREAAEQEAIRVFSSNLRDLLLAAPAGHKATMGLDPGIRTGVKVAVVDATGKLLATDTIYPHPPRNAWHESIATLARLVAKHQVQLVSIGNGTGSRETDQLVADLQKQHPELRFSKIVVSEAGASVYSASELAAKEFPGLDVSLRGAVSIARRLQDPLAELVKIEPKSIGVGQYQHDVNQVQLARGLDAVVEDCVNAVGVDVNTASAPLLKQVSGLSQSVSENIVAYRDEHGPFANRAQLKKVPRLGEKAYEQAAGFLRITNGDNPLDASAVHPEAYPVVEAIIKDTGKSIRDLIGQSQILRRLDPARYTDDRFGVPTVTDIVRELEKPGRDPRPEFKSVQFKAGVEKITDLEPGMRLNGVVTNVANFGAFVDIGVHQDGLVHISHLADNFVKDPREVVKAGDIVEVKVVEVDVERQRIALSMKSDAEVSRTPKRETATRKSQGKSAPPAPPIRGAMANALANALKK is encoded by the coding sequence ATGGACGTTAATCAACGCATCGCCGAAGAACTCGCCGTCAATATCCGCCAAGTCAATGCCGCCGTGGCCCTGCTCGATGAGGGCGCGACCGTGCCGTTCATCGCCCGCTACCGCAAGGAAGCCACCGGCGGCCTCGACGACACGCAGCTTCGAACCCTCGAAGAGCGTTTATTCTATTTGCGCGAACTGAACGACCGGCGCGCGACGATTCTCGACAGCATTCGCGGCCAGGACAAACTGACGCCGGAACTGGAACTGGCCATCAACGAAGCTGATACCAAAACCCTGCTCGAAGACTTGTACCTGCCCTACAAGCCCCGCCGCCGCACGAAAGCCCAAATTGCGCGCGAAGCGGGGCTCGAACCGCTAGCCGATGCCCTCTTGGCCGATCGCAGCCTGATCCCCGAACAATTTGCCGCCGGCTTCATCGATCCCGAAAAAGGCGTTGCGGACCATGCCGCCGCGCTGGAAGGCGCCCGCCAGATCCTCATGGAACGCCTGTCGGAAGATGCCGAGCTGCTGGCCGAACTGCGCGAGCGAACCTGGGGAAAAGGCATCCTGCATGCGACCGTGACGCCCGGCAAAGAGCGGGAGGCGAGCAAATTCCGCGATTACTTCGATTATCAGGAGGCGATCAACAAAACCCCCTCGCATCGGGCGTTGGCGTTGTTGCGCGGACGCAACGAGGATTTGCTGACGCTGACCCTGAAGCCGGCCCAGGAGGAACAGCAGGAACACGATCTCTGCGCGCAGTTTACCGCCCGGCGGCTCGGCGTAACCGGCACCGACAAACCGGCCGATGCCTGGCTGGCCGAAACGGCACGTCTCGCCTGGAAAATCAAACTGTTCACCCGCATCGACCTGGACTTGAAAATGCGGGTCCGGGAAGCCGCCGAACAGGAGGCGATCCGGGTATTTTCGAGCAACCTGCGCGATCTGCTGCTGGCCGCGCCGGCCGGCCATAAAGCCACGATGGGCCTGGACCCCGGCATCCGCACCGGCGTCAAGGTCGCGGTCGTCGACGCGACCGGCAAACTGCTCGCCACCGACACGATCTACCCTCACCCGCCGCGGAATGCCTGGCATGAATCGATCGCGACCCTCGCCCGATTGGTCGCAAAACATCAGGTGCAACTGGTCAGCATCGGCAACGGCACCGGCTCGCGCGAAACCGACCAGTTGGTCGCCGACCTGCAGAAACAGCACCCGGAACTGAGATTCAGCAAGATCGTCGTCTCCGAAGCGGGGGCGTCGGTTTACTCGGCCTCCGAGCTGGCCGCGAAAGAATTCCCCGGCCTCGACGTTTCCCTGCGCGGCGCGGTTTCGATCGCGCGGCGCTTGCAGGACCCGCTGGCCGAACTGGTCAAGATCGAGCCGAAATCGATCGGCGTCGGCCAATACCAGCACGACGTGAACCAGGTACAGCTGGCGCGCGGCCTGGATGCGGTCGTCGAGGACTGCGTGAACGCGGTCGGCGTCGACGTGAACACCGCCTCCGCCCCGCTGCTGAAGCAGGTTTCCGGCCTGTCGCAAAGCGTCAGCGAAAACATCGTCGCCTACCGGGACGAGCACGGGCCGTTCGCGAACCGCGCGCAGTTGAAAAAAGTGCCCCGCCTCGGCGAGAAGGCCTACGAGCAGGCGGCCGGCTTCCTGCGCATCACGAACGGCGACAACCCGCTCGATGCCTCCGCGGTGCACCCGGAAGCCTATCCGGTCGTCGAAGCGATCATTAAGGACACAGGCAAATCGATCCGCGATCTGATCGGCCAGTCGCAAATTCTAAGACGTCTCGACCCGGCTCGCTACACCGACGACCGGTTCGGCGTGCCGACCGTGACCGACATTGTGCGCGAACTCGAAAAACCCGGACGCGATCCGCGTCCCGAATTCAAAAGCGTGCAGTTCAAGGCCGGGGTCGAAAAGATCACCGATCTCGAACCCGGCATGCGCTTGAACGGCGTGGTAACCAACGTCGCCAATTTCGGCGCTTTTGTCGATATCGGCGTGCATCAGGACGGTTTGGTGCACATTTCTCATCTCGCGGACAATTTCGTCAAGGATCCGCGCGAAGTCGTAAAGGCCGGCGACATCGTCGAAGTCAAGGTGGTCGAAGTGGATGTGGAACGCCAACGGATCGCTCTGTCGATGAAGTCGGATGCGGAAGTCAGCCGTACGCCGAAACGCGAAACCGCCACCCGCAAATCTCAGGGAAAATCCGCTCCGCCCGCGCCGCCGATACGGGGCGCCATGGCGAATGCGCTGGCGAACGCATTAAAGAAGTAA
- a CDS encoding exosortase system-associated protein, TIGR04073 family: MAQAWDIDAPSPKIPTKPQSYGERIGEKAVSSFANLATGWLEMPKNVINTTNQSNIIYGFTGGLAKGMIHTAGRMGVGIADLITLPLATKPMIYPLYIWEDFDVDTNYGDVMRLHEPPRRTQDTALPPVPQAAPPVPATAPAPESVPPVQYPADTNRKIDAIFNKEMMK, from the coding sequence ATGGCTCAGGCGTGGGATATCGATGCGCCTTCGCCCAAAATCCCGACCAAGCCGCAGAGTTACGGCGAACGCATCGGCGAGAAGGCGGTGAGCAGTTTCGCGAACCTGGCGACCGGTTGGCTCGAAATGCCCAAGAACGTGATCAACACCACCAACCAAAGCAATATCATCTACGGTTTTACCGGTGGCCTGGCGAAAGGGATGATTCATACCGCCGGACGGATGGGCGTCGGCATCGCGGATTTGATCACTCTGCCGCTCGCCACCAAACCGATGATCTATCCGCTGTATATCTGGGAGGATTTCGATGTCGATACCAATTACGGCGACGTGATGCGGCTGCACGAACCGCCAAGAAGAACGCAGGACACCGCGCTTCCGCCCGTTCCACAGGCCGCCCCGCCTGTTCCGGCCACCGCGCCGGCTCCCGAATCCGTGCCCCCGGTTCAATATCCGGCCGACACCAACCGCAAGATCGATGCGATTTTCAACAAAGAGATGATGAAATAA
- the rsfS gene encoding ribosome silencing factor, with translation MQAEEILNVVRTVLDDKKGKYITTLDVRGKTSFTDYMVLVTGTSDRHLKALCDYVVEKLAESGVKPLGIEGDLGSDWVLLDLGDVIVHAMTAQSREFYQLEKLWSVDQPKEAGKAV, from the coding sequence ATGCAAGCAGAAGAAATATTGAATGTCGTCCGGACCGTGCTGGACGATAAGAAAGGCAAATACATCACTACGCTCGACGTCCGCGGCAAGACCAGCTTTACCGATTACATGGTGCTGGTAACCGGGACTTCCGACCGTCATTTGAAGGCGTTGTGCGATTATGTGGTCGAAAAACTCGCGGAGTCCGGCGTCAAGCCGCTCGGTATCGAGGGCGATTTGGGTTCGGACTGGGTTCTGCTCGATCTGGGCGATGTGATCGTGCATGCGATGACCGCGCAGTCGCGCGAGTTTTACCAGCTCGAAAAACTCTGGTCGGTGGATCAGCCCAAAGAAGCCGGGAAGGCGGTTTAA
- the nadD gene encoding nicotinate-nucleotide adenylyltransferase — translation MIGIFGGTFDPVHYGHLRAVIEVGEIFGLEQVRLIPNKTPPHRLEPSASASMRLEMLQLAACTLSNVVIDTRELDREGPSYMVDTLSSLRGDFPERPLLLFVGSDAFNGLTTWHRWRELFDHAHIVVMTRPGSSARPENDFWDVLQVFEAGDLARYKAGKLFFQPITQLDISASAIRKMIAEKRDPRFLLPDAVLDYIHSHHLYQNA, via the coding sequence ATGATCGGCATTTTCGGAGGCACCTTCGATCCGGTGCACTACGGCCATTTGCGCGCCGTTATCGAGGTCGGCGAAATCTTCGGCCTGGAACAAGTGCGATTGATTCCGAACAAGACGCCGCCGCACCGGCTCGAACCTTCCGCTTCCGCGTCGATGCGGCTTGAAATGCTGCAACTTGCAGCCTGTACATTGTCCAATGTGGTGATCGATACCCGCGAACTGGACAGGGAAGGGCCGTCCTACATGGTCGATACGCTAAGCTCGCTGCGGGGCGATTTTCCGGAGCGGCCGCTCCTGCTGTTTGTCGGGAGCGATGCCTTCAACGGGCTGACGACCTGGCACCGTTGGCGCGAATTGTTCGACCATGCGCATATCGTCGTAATGACCCGGCCCGGTAGCTCGGCGCGACCGGAGAACGATTTTTGGGACGTCCTGCAGGTCTTCGAAGCCGGGGACTTGGCCCGGTACAAAGCCGGCAAGCTGTTTTTTCAGCCGATCACCCAACTGGACATCTCGGCCAGCGCGATACGGAAAATGATCGCCGAAAAACGCGACCCCCGTTTTTTATTGCCCGATGCCGTATTAGACTATATTCATAGTCATCATCTTTATCAAAACGCCTGA
- a CDS encoding glutamate-5-semialdehyde dehydrogenase, which yields MQSLGIKARQAGMEISRAETGRKNLALSKIAEALGSRRDLLTAENAKDLDAGRANGLDAASLDRLTLSPKAIQTMIDGLRQVAALPDPVGEITGLNYRPSGIQVGQMRVPLGVIGIIYESRPNVTVDAAALCLKAGNACILRGGSESIHSNRAIAGCIAEGLEAAGLPREAVQVVETTDREAVGELITMDCYVDVIVPRGGKSLIERISNQATIPVIKHLDGICHVYIDDSADIDKAVRISVNAKTHRYGVCNAMETLLVAEAIAGRVLPVLAEQYREKGVELRGCPKTGSLVPFARRATEEDWGAEYLAPILSIKVVAGIDEAIAHINRYGSQHTDAIVTENYTLARQFLREVDSSSVMVNASTRFADGFEYGLGAEIGISTDKLHARGPVGLAGLTTLKFIVLGDGHIRQ from the coding sequence ATGCAGAGCCTTGGGATCAAGGCCAGGCAAGCCGGAATGGAAATCAGCCGCGCCGAGACGGGCCGGAAGAATCTGGCGTTATCGAAAATCGCCGAGGCGCTCGGCAGCCGCCGCGATCTGTTGACTGCGGAAAACGCCAAGGATCTCGACGCCGGCCGGGCGAACGGCCTGGACGCCGCGTCGCTGGATCGGCTGACGCTGTCGCCGAAGGCAATTCAGACGATGATCGACGGTTTACGGCAGGTGGCGGCATTGCCGGATCCGGTCGGTGAAATCACCGGCCTGAACTACCGCCCTAGCGGCATTCAGGTCGGGCAGATGCGCGTGCCGCTCGGGGTAATCGGAATCATTTACGAGTCGCGCCCGAACGTGACCGTCGATGCGGCCGCCTTGTGCCTGAAAGCGGGCAATGCCTGTATCCTGCGCGGCGGTTCGGAGTCGATTCATTCGAACCGCGCGATTGCTGGCTGCATCGCCGAAGGGTTGGAGGCGGCCGGCTTGCCGCGCGAAGCGGTTCAGGTCGTGGAAACGACGGACCGCGAAGCGGTCGGCGAGCTGATTACGATGGACTGTTATGTCGATGTGATCGTGCCGCGCGGCGGCAAAAGCCTGATCGAACGGATTTCAAACCAGGCGACGATCCCGGTGATCAAGCATCTGGACGGAATTTGCCATGTCTATATCGACGATTCGGCCGATATCGACAAGGCGGTCAGGATTTCGGTCAATGCGAAAACCCACCGTTACGGCGTCTGCAACGCGATGGAAACGCTGTTGGTTGCGGAAGCGATTGCAGGCCGGGTCTTGCCTGTGCTGGCCGAGCAGTACCGGGAAAAAGGCGTGGAATTGCGCGGCTGCCCGAAAACAGGTTCGCTGGTTCCGTTCGCTCGACGTGCGACCGAAGAGGACTGGGGCGCCGAATACCTGGCACCGATCCTGTCGATCAAGGTCGTGGCCGGCATCGACGAGGCGATTGCCCATATCAACCGCTACGGCTCCCAGCATACCGACGCGATCGTCACCGAAAATTACACCTTGGCGCGGCAGTTTTTGCGCGAAGTCGATTCGAGTTCGGTAATGGTGAACGCCTCGACCCGTTTTGCGGACGGTTTCGAGTACGGCCTGGGCGCCGAAATCGGGATCAGCACCGACAAGCTACATGCGCGAGGGCCGGTTGGTCTGGCGGGTTTGACGACTCTGAAATTCATCGTGCTTGGCGACGGCCATATCCGTCAATAA
- the glk gene encoding glucokinase: protein MILAGDVGGTKTILALFESEGKGWRCVKKIRYASLDHSTFTGLLQHFLADCDGRTIGSACLGVAGPIVDGDCVATNLPWVLLRREIGALAGTPNVRLLNDLEATAWGILDLPAADFVTLNAGGDAPPHGNRAVLAAGTGLGEAIIAWNGEAYQVLASEGGHTDFAPGSEQEIALLRYLWENYPGHVSYERLLSGEGLVNIYQFLKKTGHAPVQSGFEERMTESDPAAVIGEAGVAGTDQLSAAALSLFCRIYGAEAGNLALKCLPYAGIYLAGGIAPKILPLLTRGDFMEGYLEKGRYRTALKQIPVKVCINQEIGLLGALSFAARASVGS from the coding sequence ATGATACTGGCTGGCGATGTCGGCGGTACCAAGACGATTCTGGCGCTTTTCGAGTCGGAAGGAAAAGGCTGGCGCTGCGTCAAAAAAATACGCTATGCGAGCCTGGATCATTCCACTTTTACCGGCCTGTTGCAGCATTTTTTAGCGGATTGCGACGGACGGACGATCGGTTCGGCGTGCCTGGGCGTGGCCGGCCCGATCGTCGATGGCGACTGTGTAGCGACCAATCTGCCCTGGGTTCTGCTCCGGCGTGAAATCGGCGCCCTGGCCGGGACGCCGAACGTACGGCTGTTGAACGATCTCGAAGCGACCGCCTGGGGCATCCTGGACTTGCCGGCAGCGGATTTCGTGACGCTAAATGCGGGCGGCGATGCGCCGCCGCACGGCAATCGTGCGGTGCTTGCGGCGGGCACGGGGCTCGGCGAAGCGATCATCGCCTGGAACGGAGAAGCCTATCAGGTACTGGCCAGCGAAGGCGGACATACCGATTTTGCGCCCGGAAGCGAGCAGGAAATCGCCTTGCTGCGGTATCTGTGGGAAAACTATCCCGGCCATGTCAGCTATGAAAGATTGCTGTCCGGCGAAGGGCTGGTCAATATCTACCAGTTCTTGAAGAAAACCGGTCATGCTCCGGTTCAATCCGGGTTCGAGGAGCGGATGACCGAATCCGATCCTGCGGCCGTGATCGGCGAAGCCGGCGTGGCCGGCACCGATCAACTGAGCGCCGCAGCCTTGTCGCTGTTCTGCCGGATTTACGGCGCCGAGGCGGGCAATCTGGCGCTCAAGTGCCTGCCCTATGCGGGCATTTATCTTGCCGGCGGAATTGCGCCCAAGATCCTGCCGCTGTTGACCCGCGGCGATTTCATGGAAGGCTATCTGGAAAAAGGCCGTTACCGTACCGCCTTGAAGCAGATTCCGGTCAAAGTCTGCATCAACCAGGAAATCGGCCTGTTAGGCGCATTGAGTTTCGCCGCTCGGGCGTCTGTAGGCTCCTGA
- a CDS encoding DUF411 domain-containing protein — protein sequence MRAIQIVLGIFIAAFSFAAAYAEDKPVEVTVYRSPTCGCCGKWIDHLKQNHFSVKDNITDDMEAIKARYGVPKEMASCHTAIVDGYVVEGHVPAADIMKLLKTKPKLTGLAVPGMVTGSPGMEMGGRVDPYDVVSFDKEKHFEVFNHYSGK from the coding sequence ATGAGAGCAATTCAGATCGTTTTGGGGATTTTTATCGCGGCGTTTTCGTTTGCCGCCGCCTATGCGGAAGATAAACCGGTCGAGGTGACCGTTTACCGCAGTCCGACCTGCGGCTGTTGCGGAAAATGGATCGACCATTTGAAGCAAAACCACTTCAGCGTCAAAGACAACATTACCGACGACATGGAGGCGATCAAGGCCCGCTACGGAGTACCGAAGGAGATGGCCTCGTGTCATACCGCCATTGTCGACGGTTATGTGGTCGAAGGGCACGTACCGGCCGCCGATATCATGAAATTGCTGAAAACCAAACCCAAGTTGACCGGCCTTGCCGTTCCGGGGATGGTCACCGGCAGTCCGGGCATGGAGATGGGCGGGCGCGTCGATCCCTATGACGTCGTGAGTTTCGACAAGGAAAAACATTTCGAAGTCTTCAACCACTATTCCGGCAAATAA
- the hemE gene encoding uroporphyrinogen decarboxylase encodes MTELKNDSFLRALLRQPVERTPVWMMRQAGRYLPEYRKVREEAGSFIKLCTNPELACEVTLQPLRRFAFDAAILFSDILTVPDAMGLGLSFSEGEGPQFARPVASAADIHRLGIPDPETDLRYVMDAVRLIRRELNGRVPLIGFSGSPWTLATYMVEGGGSKTFRKVKALMYDEPALMHRLLEKLAEAVAAYLNAQIAAGAQAVMVFDTWGGMLTTEDYQAFSLHYASRVAELLKTDAEGRKVPKILFTKGGGLWLEAMTEAGFDALGLDWQTDIGRARACVGDKVALQGNMDPVALYAKPEVITEKVRTILEQYGSGPGHVFNLGHGILPDIDPEHVGAMVDAVHRFSPAYHQS; translated from the coding sequence ATGACAGAACTAAAGAACGATAGCTTTCTCAGAGCCTTGTTAAGGCAGCCCGTCGAACGGACGCCGGTGTGGATGATGCGCCAGGCGGGCCGGTATTTGCCCGAATACCGCAAGGTCAGGGAAGAGGCGGGCAGTTTCATCAAATTATGCACGAATCCCGAGCTGGCCTGCGAAGTGACGCTGCAGCCGCTTCGGCGTTTTGCGTTCGATGCGGCGATTCTGTTTTCGGACATTCTCACGGTGCCCGATGCGATGGGACTGGGGTTGAGTTTTTCCGAAGGGGAGGGACCGCAGTTCGCCAGACCGGTCGCTTCGGCCGCCGATATTCATCGGCTCGGCATTCCGGACCCGGAAACCGACCTGCGCTATGTGATGGACGCGGTACGCCTGATCCGGCGCGAATTGAACGGACGCGTGCCGTTGATCGGTTTCTCCGGCAGCCCTTGGACATTGGCAACCTATATGGTCGAAGGGGGCGGCAGCAAGACATTCCGCAAAGTCAAAGCCTTGATGTACGATGAGCCGGCCTTGATGCATCGGCTGCTCGAAAAACTGGCGGAGGCGGTTGCCGCCTATCTGAATGCGCAGATTGCCGCCGGTGCGCAGGCGGTGATGGTGTTCGATACCTGGGGCGGCATGCTGACGACCGAAGATTATCAGGCGTTTTCGCTTCATTACGCGAGCCGCGTGGCCGAATTATTGAAAACCGATGCAGAAGGCCGGAAGGTTCCGAAGATTCTGTTCACCAAAGGCGGCGGGCTCTGGCTCGAAGCGATGACCGAAGCGGGCTTCGATGCGCTCGGACTGGACTGGCAGACCGATATCGGCCGCGCGCGCGCGTGCGTCGGCGACAAAGTGGCCCTGCAGGGCAATATGGATCCGGTTGCGCTGTACGCCAAGCCGGAGGTGATTACCGAAAAAGTCAGAACGATCCTGGAACAATACGGTTCCGGGCCGGGTCATGTATTCAATCTCGGCCACGGGATTCTGCCGGACATCGATCCGGAGCATGTCGGAGCGATGGTCGATGCGGTGCATCGTTTCAGCCCGGCTTATCATCAGTCATAA